The genomic region TATTACCTGTCCTGATGATATGTAATCGAAGTGTACCCCGCGTCAAGGATCCTGAGGTAAGCTTCGTACTCAGAGTCAAATTTCCGCCTCCTCGTAGGTATAATAAAGGCGCTTACGGGAACTGTCCCGCGAAGTTCCGTTGTTAACCAAACGATCACCCAGTTGTAACTATAGATGGAGGCTTTTCATTACGATGGCTATCGCCAAAGTGGGGCAGCTCGCGCCCCAGTTCACCGCACCTGTTTTCGATCCCGCCGACGGCTCACGCCTGGGACATAATGTTAGCCTCTCCGACTATAAGGGAAAGTGGCTCGTCTTCTTCTGGTACCCGCTCGATTTCACCCACGTGTGCCCGACCGAGATCACCGCGCTTTCCGACCGTTATGAAGAGTTCCAGGAACTCGGGACTGAGATCCTGGGCGCCAGCACGGACAGCGTCTACAGCCATAAGGCGTGGGCGTCGACTCCGCGTTCGGCCAACGGCATCGAAGGTCTTGCCTACCCGATCATCTCGGACATGACTCATCATGTCGCGGAAGATTACGGCGTGCTGATCACCGACAAGGGAATCGCCCTTCGCGGTCTGTTCATCATCGATCCGGAAGGCGTCCTTCAGTACGCCACGATCAACAACCTGAACCTGGGCCGCAGCGTCGATGAGACGCTCCGCGTGCTTCAGGGCCTCCAGACCGGCGGCCTCTGCCCCTCGGACTGGAAGCCCGGCCAGAAGACCCTGAAGGGTTAAGACGCAAACGACAGAAAGGGAAGCGTCATGCCGTTAAAAAGCGGAACTCCCATGCCGAGCCTGGACGGCGCCACGGAGTGGTACAACGGGGAAGTCACCGGCGAGTCGCTCGCGGGAAAGCCGACCCTGGTCTACTTCTGGGCGGTCTCCTGCTACATCTGCAAAAACAATATGCCGACGATCGGTGAATGGAAAAAGCAGTTTGCCGGTCAGGTGAACTTCGTCTCCGTCCACATGCCGCGTCAAGAGTCGGATACGGACCTGGACGCCGTGAAGAAGATCATGGCGGAGTTCAGTATCGACGAACCGGTCGCGGTGGACGGCTACCATGAGATCGGCGAGCGGTTCCAAACCCAGGGCTACTGGCCGTACTACTTCCTGTTCGACGCCGACGGCAACCTCAAGAGCCGCGCCGCGGGCGATGTGGGTCTGAAATCAATCGAGGGCACCCTGAATCGATTGATCAACCCGGAACCCGTCGCCGCGTAAGGCGGATTCGCCTGGGAGTTACCTAATCCTTGGTTTCGGCCCCAGGCAAACCCACCCCCGGCCTTCGGCCGACCCCTCCCGCCGACGGGAAGGGTAATGAAAAACAAGAGCCCCATCGCCTACATGGTAAGCGATGGGGCTTTTTCTTCAACCCTTCCCGGTGACGGGAGGGGTGGCGCGAAGCGCCGGGGTGGGTTTGCCTGGGGCCGATGCGAGGCCGGGGTAGGTCACTACCGCACTTCGGCGCCGGCGCCGACTTCGGATTCGGGGGTCAGCAGGATCGCGCGGCCGTTTTCGTCGGTGGCGGCGAGGAGCATGCCCTGGGAGTAGACGCCGCGCATTTTGCGCGGGGCGAGGTTGGCGATGACGACGATCTTTTTGCCGGGCAGGTCTTCGGGTGCGTAGCTTTCGGCGATGCCGGCGATGAGGTTGCGCGGCGCTTCTTCGCCGACGTCGATTGTCAGGTGCAGGAGCTTGTCCGCGCCTTTGATGCGCTCGGCGGTTTTGATCTCAGCGACCTTCAGCTTCAGTTTGATGACGTCGTCAATGGTGATCGTGTCGTCGATCACTTCGGCGGGCGCGGCGGCTTCCGTGGCGGGCGCGGTTTCTGTGACGGGCGTCGTGGCGGCGGCTGCGGTCGCTTCCGGCGTCGGGGTGGTCTCACTCACGATTTTTTTTTCCTTCGATGGTTTTGAGCTCGCTTCTTTGGCGTTCAGCTCTTTCAAATTGATGCGCGGGAAGATCGGCTGCGCTTCCAGCGTTTGCGTTCCCGTGGCGAGGAGGCCCCACTGCGACGCGGTTTCCCAAGCGGGCGTGACGCTCGGATCCAGGCCCAGCTGCTCGCGGATTCGCGCGGAGGCGTAGGGCATGAACGGCGCGATCAGGACGCTGGCGATGCGGTTGGCTTCCAGCACTTCGTAGAGGGCTTCGATGACGCCTTGCTTGTCGCCTTCTTTGTGACGTTTCCAGGGCGCGGAGGTGTCGATGGCCTTGTTGGCGGCGGCGATCAGCTTCCAGGTCGCGACCAGCGCCGCGCCGGGGTTTAAGCTCTCCAGCGCGTCGGTGGCTTCGCGGTAAACTTCCTGCGCGAGCGTCGCGACCGAGCTTTCGGCGGTCGCGGCGGCGGCTTCGGTAATGACGCTGTCTTCGTACTGCTTGAGCATGTTCAGCGTGCGGTTCAGCAGGTTGCCCAGGTCATTGGCGAGCTGGAAATTGAAGTGCTCGACCAGGGTCGAAAGCGAGAACTCGGCGTCGCCGGTGAATGAGATGTCGCGAATCAGATAATAACGCAGCGCGTCAATCGCCGCGCCCTGCGTCGCGCCGCTCGCGGCGACAAGGTAATCCACGGCCTCTTGCGGGGTCGGGATATTGCCCTTGGACTTCGCGCCCTTCTCGCCGCCGACCAGCCACCAGCCATGTCCGAGGACGTGCGCGGGCAGCGGCAGGTCCAGGCCCATCAGCATGGCCGGCCAGAGCGTGGCGTGGAACCGGACGTAGATCTCCTTACCGACCAGATGGACGTCGGCGGGCCACAGGGTATCCCAGTTGGTATCGCCGGGCCAGCCCGTGGCGGCCAGATAGTTGATCAGGGCGTCGAACCAGACATAAACGACCTGCGACGGATCGTCCGGCGTTTCGATCCCCCAGCCGGTGTTGCGGCGGGACACGGCGACATCGCGCAGACCTTCGTCGATAAAGGCCAGCACTTCGTTGCGGCGCGTATCAGGCTGCAGGAAACTGGGATTGGCGTGGATATATTCGCGCAGGCGCTCGCCATAGGCCGAGAGCTTGAAATAGTAGACGTCTTCCGTCACGCGCTCGACTTTGGCGCCGCTTTCGATGGCGACGCCGTCCTTGACCTCGGAGTCGCGGAAGAACGTCTCATCGGAGACCGAGTACCAGCCCTCGTACTTGCCGGCGTAGATATCGCCGCGATCGCGCAGGCGTCGGAAGACCTCGGCGACGACCTCTTTATGGCGCGGCTCAGTGGTGCGGATGAAGTCGTCGTAGGAGATGTCCAGGAACTTCCAGGTCTCGACAAATCGATTGGAAATCCGGTCGACGAACGCCTGAGTCTCCTCGCCCAGCTTCGCGGCGGCGTCGGAGACTTTCTGCGCGTTTTCATCGGTGCCCGTCAGGAAGAACACCTCTTCCCCGCGCTGCCGATGGTAACGCGCCAGCGCGTCCGCAACCAGCGTTGTCGTCGCGGAGCCGACGTGCGGCACGCCGTTGACATAGTAGATGGGGGTCGTGAGATAAAATTTCTTCGAGTCTGCCACGGTGCACCTTTGCCGGGAATCGCGCTTTTGGCGAAAAATTTAGGATGGTTAAGCCCAATTGTACCCGAGGATGGGGGCATTTGTCAGTCCGCCGCTATCAAATCGACGACGCCTTGTCCCTTGCAGGGAGCGTTTTGGAACGAAACCGGGAGTGATTTGCGTATGATATTGCTTTTCTTACGTCGGTTTCCTATGGTACAATAGCGCCATGCTGGACATTAAACTCTTACGTAACGACCCGGAAGGCGTGAAGACGCGCCTGCAAGCCCGCAACGCCGATCCGTCGGCTGTGGATGTTGTTTTGGATCTCGACTCGCAGCTTCGCGCGAATAAGTCCGAGGGCGAGCAGCTTCAGGCGGATTTGAACTCGTCCAGTAAGAGCATTGGCGCGCTGATGAAGGATAAGAAGCTTGAGGAAGCCGAAGCGGCGAAGGCGCGCACGCGGGAGATGGGCGATCAGATCGCGCTTCTCGCCGAGCGCCGCCGTAGCCTGGAAGAAGAACTGGACGCCAAGCTCTTTCTGATTCCCAACCTGCCGCATGAGACGACGCCGCCGGGAGACGAAGAGAACTTCCAGATCGTCAAGGAAGGCGCCGCGACCCGCAAGTTCAACTTTGCGCCGAAGGCGCACTGGGACCTGGCGACGGATTTGGGGATCATCGATTTCGCGCGCGGGACCAAACTCTCGGGCAGCGGGTTCGTGCTGTACAAAGGGATTGGCGCGCGCCTGGAGCGCGGCCTGGTCCAGTTCATGCTCGATCTGCATCAGGACAAGCATGGCTACACCGAGTGGGCGACGCCGTTCTTTCTCTCCCGCGAGAGCATGAAGGCG from Capsulimonas corticalis harbors:
- a CDS encoding peroxiredoxin; protein product: MAIAKVGQLAPQFTAPVFDPADGSRLGHNVSLSDYKGKWLVFFWYPLDFTHVCPTEITALSDRYEEFQELGTEILGASTDSVYSHKAWASTPRSANGIEGLAYPIISDMTHHVAEDYGVLITDKGIALRGLFIIDPEGVLQYATINNLNLGRSVDETLRVLQGLQTGGLCPSDWKPGQKTLKG
- a CDS encoding TlpA family protein disulfide reductase translates to MPLKSGTPMPSLDGATEWYNGEVTGESLAGKPTLVYFWAVSCYICKNNMPTIGEWKKQFAGQVNFVSVHMPRQESDTDLDAVKKIMAEFSIDEPVAVDGYHEIGERFQTQGYWPYYFLFDADGNLKSRAAGDVGLKSIEGTLNRLINPEPVAA
- the metG gene encoding methionine--tRNA ligase, giving the protein MADSKKFYLTTPIYYVNGVPHVGSATTTLVADALARYHRQRGEEVFFLTGTDENAQKVSDAAAKLGEETQAFVDRISNRFVETWKFLDISYDDFIRTTEPRHKEVVAEVFRRLRDRGDIYAGKYEGWYSVSDETFFRDSEVKDGVAIESGAKVERVTEDVYYFKLSAYGERLREYIHANPSFLQPDTRRNEVLAFIDEGLRDVAVSRRNTGWGIETPDDPSQVVYVWFDALINYLAATGWPGDTNWDTLWPADVHLVGKEIYVRFHATLWPAMLMGLDLPLPAHVLGHGWWLVGGEKGAKSKGNIPTPQEAVDYLVAASGATQGAAIDALRYYLIRDISFTGDAEFSLSTLVEHFNFQLANDLGNLLNRTLNMLKQYEDSVITEAAAATAESSVATLAQEVYREATDALESLNPGAALVATWKLIAAANKAIDTSAPWKRHKEGDKQGVIEALYEVLEANRIASVLIAPFMPYASARIREQLGLDPSVTPAWETASQWGLLATGTQTLEAQPIFPRINLKELNAKEASSKPSKEKKIVSETTPTPEATAAAATTPVTETAPATEAAAPAEVIDDTITIDDVIKLKLKVAEIKTAERIKGADKLLHLTIDVGEEAPRNLIAGIAESYAPEDLPGKKIVVIANLAPRKMRGVYSQGMLLAATDENGRAILLTPESEVGAGAEVR